The Deltaproteobacteria bacterium nucleotide sequence CTCGATGCGGGCGCTTATATGGTGATGATAGAGTCAGAGGGGATTACCGAGGACGTCCGGGTGTGGAGGACGGATGTGGTATCGAAGATCATCAGAGAACTGGGGCTTGAAAAGGTCATGTTCGAGGCGGCCGATCCCGAAGTCTTCGGCTGGTACGTGAAAAATTACGGGGCGGAAGTGAATCTCTTCGTCGATCACAGCCATATTGTCCACCTCGAGACTCTCCGCAGGGGTATCTGGGGTACCAAGAGTCTCTGGGGCAGGGTGGTCACGTTCAAGGAGGAGAAAAAGGAGGCTCCATTCAAAGTTCAGCGAATGGCGAAATGAATGGCCACGCCCGGGGGAATCGGCCCCGGGTAGTTATTATCGGTGCAGGCTTCGGCGGCCTTTGGGCCGCCCGGGGCCTGGCCGGCAAGCCTGTTTCTGTCACTGTTCTCGATCGGAACAATTATCACACCTTTCTCCCGCTTCTCTACCAGGTGGCGGCAGCCGAGCTGGAGCCTGAAGAGATAACCTATCCGGTCAGAGGAATGCTCCGTCACATTCCGGGCGTGCGCTTTTCCATGTCGGAAGTCTCGAGGATAGATCTTCCCTCAAAGTCCGTTTATGCCGGTGACCGCATCTTTTCCTACGACTATCTCGTCGTGGCCGGGGGTACCACGTCACACTTTTTCGGTGTTCCGGGCGCGGCGGAGCATACCTTTCCTTTGAAAACAATCGAGGAAGGGATAGTGCTCAGGAACAGGATACTTTCCCGTTTCGAGAAGGCCGCGGGGAGCCGGGACCCCGGTCTGTTGAAAAGGGCGCTCACCTTTGTCATTATCGGGGGGGGAGCCACCGGTGTGGAATATGCGGGTGCTCTGATCGAACTTATCAAAGGCCCTTTCGTCAAAGACTATCCCGAGATAGATTTTCGCCATGTACGGCTCATTCTCCTCGAGGGTACGGGAAGGCTGTTATCCAGTTTGCCGGAGAAGCTGGGCGAATATGCCGGGAGGCGCCTGTCGAAACTGGGGGTCTCGGTCCGCACCGGATTGCAGGTTACGCGAGTGACCAAGGAGGGCGTTCTTTTGCAGGATGGCTCCTCAATCGATTCGGAAACCGTTATCTGGACTGCCGGTATTACCGGTTCCCCCTTCCTCGAGCAGTGGGGGCTCCCGGCGGACGAACATGGTCGTGCAGCAGTGTACCCGACCCTTCAGCTTCCCGGTCACCCGGAGGTCTACGTGGTCGGCGACCTCCTTGAAAAGCCTCATCCCATGCTGGCCCCCGTTGCCATACAGCAGGGAACGGCGGCCGCGGAGAATATCGGGCGTCAGCTGAGGGGCGAGAAACCGGTTCCCTTTTCCTACCGGGACAGGGGAACGATGGTGGTTATCGGAAGGAACGCAGCAGTCGCGCATATCGGAGAGAGGGCATACACCGGATTTTTCGCCTGGATTCTCTGGCTGGTTGTCCACATAATAAAACTCATGGGCTTTAGAAACCGGCTCCTCGTGCTCATAAACTGGGCATGGGATTATTTCTTCTTCGAGCGCGCCGTCAAGATCATCCTGCCCACGACCAGGTTGGGTGGTGCCGAGTGAGGGGTAATTGCAAAGGTGAGATGATATCGAGATGACCGATCAAAACCCTGTTCTACTATCTTCGAAGGAATATCCGTAATAATATGGTACCCATACCGGGTCGATGGGACAAAGGGGTTTTTCACCTCATTATTGATGTAAATCAATCGCTATTTTCCTCTTTACCTGTATAGTGAAACTTGCTCTCAGAAATTCAATCGGCAATCATATCGACAAGGAGGTGGAGAAGATGAAACCGACAGAAGTTTTGAAGGAAGAGCACGACGGCATCAAAATCATGCTCTCGATTTTTGAGGAAATCTGCAAAAAACTCGATGGAAACAACCACGTTGAACCGGCCCACCTACTTGATATCGTTGAGTTTTTCAGAAATTTCGCTGACAGATGCCACCACGGGAAAGAGGAGGACCTGCTCTTTACCGAGCTGGAAAACTACGATCTTGGAGAGTCAAGGGAGCTCGTCGATGAACTGTTGAAAGAGCACGAAGAGGGAAGGGAATACGTGAGAAAGATTGGCGCCGGGGCAGAGGCTTACCGGGGTAAGGAGGGGGATACTCCAACGGCAATCGTCGAGGAGGGGAGGAAGTACATATCCTTTCTCCGGGAACACATCAGGAAAGAGGACGATATCCTCTGGCCCGTTATCGATGCGAAGCTCGGTGAGGAAGCTCAGGCAAAGATGGTCGATGAGTTCGAGAAGTTCGAGATCGAGAAGATCGGGGCCGGCAAGCACGATGAGTACCACGAGCTCATTCACGCCCTGGAAAAGGTCTATCTCGGGCACGCCGGTCACCACCATCACCATCATCATCATGATCACTGACCTGTCGGTTGCGGTGGGGGTATTCCCCATAGTCCCGGGGGAGTGAGCAGTTGACCGGAACCTCGTGGCAAACGCTTGATAAGACACCAAAGGAGGGCAGGAAACGTGAGCCGACGGAAAACCCGTTTTACCAGCGTAGATGACCTGAGAGCGTACACGGAGGAAAAGTTCAATCCAACAGCCCTGTACGAGGACGGGAACGTGAAGGTTATCCTCGCTTTCTTTAAAAAGGGGCAGTTTATCCCCGTTCACAGCCCGGGGGTGGATCTTTTCCTCTTTGTCATCGAGGGGGAGGGAGAGGTGGTGGCGGGAGACGAGAGAAGGCAGGTGAAAAGTGGCGACATCGTCACCGTTTCGCGGGGGGAAAAAAGAGGGGTCAGGGCGAGCTCGGACATGGCTGTCCTCCATGTCGTGACACCGGCACCCACCGAAGAGGATCACCGTGAGGTGCAGGAGGGGCTCAGGAGAGGAAGCTGGATATAATCAATTCATCGCTCGAAATTCCCATCTCCGGGTTTTTAGAAAACAACCGGCGAGAAACCAGAAACGAGAAACGGGAAGCCGGAAACTGTTCTGATGGAACGGTCAGACGGCCTCAGTTTATCGTTGACAAAACTGCCCGGATAGTATATTTATATATCTAAATATACTTAAACATGATCAATGAAAGACATCGTAGCCATATTGAAAGCCCTGTCCGACGAAAACAGGATGAGGATTCTAAAGCTCCTGGAAAATCGCAACCTCTGCGTCTGCGAGCTCGAGGTCCTGCTCAACCTCTCTCAGCCCGCGGTTTCTCACCATCTCAAGGTGCTCTACAACGCAGGTCTCGTTGATTTTGAAAAGGAGGGGCTCTTTGTGAACTACCGGCTCGCCGATGGGGTTGCCCCCGAAGTTGAAAATCTGAGAAAGGTGCTCCTCGAGGCCCTCGCGGGGAAGGAGAAGGTGGTGGAGGACCTCGGTAAGGTAAAGGGCATCGACAGGGAAAAGATCTGCAGCGACAAAAAGTAAAAGGTTTTTTTTCAACATTGTATTTATATATTTACATATATTGTTATGGGGGATTCGAAGGCCGTTTTCCCGGTTGATCCGTCAGGTAAAACGTGCAATGGCCCAGGAGGGCTGGACATGGGGGATATTCTTTTTGCAGGGGTAAGGGCTGTCGAGGATTACGTTGCCACCCACGTGCTGACCTGCCTCGTTCCCGCTTTTCTGCTTGCCGGGGCGATGGTCACCTTTATTGACAGGAATCTCGTGCTCGAGCATCTCGGGCAGCGGGCAAACAGGATAAAATCATATTCCCTGGCTTCGGGAGCGAGTTTTTTGCTCGCCGCATGCTCGTGCACGGTGATACCGGTGGCCGGTGGTCTCTACTTCGCGGGAGCCGGGGTGAGCGCCGCATTCATTTTGCTGTGGGTCGCTCCGTCGGCCAACATTCTGGCCCTGGTCTACACCGGCAGCATTCTGGGTTCCGGCATGATGGCTTCGAGGGTTCTCGCCTCGCTCGTCATGGCCCTCGTTGTGGGAACGGCAATGGGATTTGCCTTCAGAGATAGGTCTCCGGGAGAATCGGGCGATGCCGGCAGGGAGCAGGTCAGGGGAAGTTTGATAGCGGGGCGGGAGTTGATTATCATCGGTCTCATTCTTCTCTCATTGCTTCTGCCGAACTACCTGGTGAGGAACAGACCCTATATCCTCAAAGTGAGCGTCTGGCTCGCATGCACCCTCGCCATGGCGCTCTATGCCTGGAAGAGGATCCCCCGGGAAAGGATCTGGAGCTGGGCGAAAGAGACGTGGTGGTTCGTCCGCAT carries:
- a CDS encoding permease: MGDILFAGVRAVEDYVATHVLTCLVPAFLLAGAMVTFIDRNLVLEHLGQRANRIKSYSLASGASFLLAACSCTVIPVAGGLYFAGAGVSAAFILLWVAPSANILALVYTGSILGSGMMASRVLASLVMALVVGTAMGFAFRDRSPGESGDAGREQVRGSLIAGRELIIIGLILLSLLLPNYLVRNRPYILKVSVWLACTLAMALYAWKRIPRERIWSWAKETWWFVRIIFPLLLGGVFLVGVIGKLLPEELIRQWLGGNGILASFFGTMIGAVTYFATMTEAPFVHTLMGLGMGKGPALALLLTGPGVSLPNWLAIARVFGVKKATVYVPVIVVSGTLMGWFFGNFIF
- a CDS encoding FAD-dependent oxidoreductase; translated protein: MNGHARGNRPRVVIIGAGFGGLWAARGLAGKPVSVTVLDRNNYHTFLPLLYQVAAAELEPEEITYPVRGMLRHIPGVRFSMSEVSRIDLPSKSVYAGDRIFSYDYLVVAGGTTSHFFGVPGAAEHTFPLKTIEEGIVLRNRILSRFEKAAGSRDPGLLKRALTFVIIGGGATGVEYAGALIELIKGPFVKDYPEIDFRHVRLILLEGTGRLLSSLPEKLGEYAGRRLSKLGVSVRTGLQVTRVTKEGVLLQDGSSIDSETVIWTAGITGSPFLEQWGLPADEHGRAAVYPTLQLPGHPEVYVVGDLLEKPHPMLAPVAIQQGTAAAENIGRQLRGEKPVPFSYRDRGTMVVIGRNAAVAHIGERAYTGFFAWILWLVVHIIKLMGFRNRLLVLINWAWDYFFFERAVKIILPTTRLGGAE
- a CDS encoding metalloregulator ArsR/SmtB family transcription factor, with protein sequence MKDIVAILKALSDENRMRILKLLENRNLCVCELEVLLNLSQPAVSHHLKVLYNAGLVDFEKEGLFVNYRLADGVAPEVENLRKVLLEALAGKEKVVEDLGKVKGIDREKICSDKK
- a CDS encoding cupin domain-containing protein, with product MSRRKTRFTSVDDLRAYTEEKFNPTALYEDGNVKVILAFFKKGQFIPVHSPGVDLFLFVIEGEGEVVAGDERRQVKSGDIVTVSRGEKRGVRASSDMAVLHVVTPAPTEEDHREVQEGLRRGSWI